One genomic segment of Amycolatopsis granulosa includes these proteins:
- a CDS encoding esterase-like activity of phytase family protein codes for MLKRLATGALAGCLLLSVAPAAHASATPVRFLGERIVPHALAVGNYPVGELSSIDYDPRTGEYVFIADDTAEGPARFFTAKVPLGSAGVGPVSFTGAGLFRQPDGSTYPEGSVDPEEMRVDPVTGAYFWSQEGERSATVLADPSIRVARRDGGYVRDLPIPDDERMRPESGPRRNLVLEGLTFAAGGTLVVSSLEGPLLQDGPVATAEHGALSRITVQTRGGTILAQYAYPQEPVFAPDAGGGTGVSSILAADPLDPSRYLVMERAFVPGVGDKVRIYRIDTRGATDVLHTPSLVGAQVRPVRKELLLDLDDYPLSKVDNVEGMTWGPRLPSGERTLVLVSDDNFSPNQITQVIAFAVR; via the coding sequence ATGCTGAAGCGACTCGCGACCGGCGCGCTCGCCGGATGTCTTCTCCTGTCCGTCGCTCCCGCCGCGCACGCGTCCGCCACGCCGGTGCGCTTCCTCGGGGAACGGATCGTCCCGCACGCGCTCGCTGTCGGGAACTACCCGGTCGGCGAGCTGTCGAGCATCGACTACGACCCACGGACCGGGGAGTACGTGTTCATCGCCGACGACACCGCCGAGGGGCCCGCGCGGTTCTTCACCGCGAAGGTCCCGCTGGGCTCCGCGGGTGTCGGGCCGGTCTCGTTCACCGGCGCCGGGCTCTTCCGGCAGCCCGACGGGAGCACCTACCCGGAGGGCTCGGTCGACCCCGAGGAGATGCGGGTCGACCCGGTCACCGGCGCCTACTTCTGGAGCCAGGAGGGCGAGCGCAGCGCGACCGTGCTCGCCGACCCGTCGATCCGGGTGGCCCGCCGGGACGGCGGGTACGTGCGGGACCTGCCGATCCCGGACGACGAGCGGATGCGACCGGAGTCGGGGCCGCGGCGGAACCTGGTGCTCGAGGGGCTCACCTTCGCCGCGGGCGGCACGCTCGTGGTCAGCTCGCTGGAGGGGCCGCTGCTGCAGGACGGCCCGGTCGCCACGGCCGAGCACGGCGCGCTGTCCCGGATCACCGTGCAGACCCGCGGCGGCACCATCCTCGCGCAATACGCCTATCCGCAGGAGCCCGTCTTCGCGCCCGACGCGGGCGGCGGCACCGGTGTCTCCTCGATCCTCGCCGCCGACCCCCTCGACCCCAGCCGCTACCTGGTCATGGAGCGGGCGTTCGTGCCCGGCGTGGGTGACAAGGTGCGGATCTACCGGATCGACACCCGCGGCGCGACCGATGTCCTGCACACGCCGTCCCTGGTGGGCGCGCAGGTCCGGCCGGTGCGCAAGGAGCTGTTGCTCGACCTGGACGACTACCCGTTGTCCAAGGTCGACAACGTCGAGGGGATGACCTGGGGCCCGCGGCTGCCCAGCGGTGAGCGGACGCTGGTCCTGGTGAGCGACGACAACTTCTCGCCGAACCAGATCACGCAGGTCATCGCATTCGCGGTGCGCTGA